A single region of the Acetivibrio cellulolyticus CD2 genome encodes:
- a CDS encoding Asp23/Gls24 family envelope stress response protein: MEEIVQGNNDEIGNVKISEEVVAIIAGLAAMDVPGVAGMSGGIVGGIAEILGRKNLSKGVKVEVGEKEAAVDLYIIVEYGCRIPDVSWDIQEKVKNAVETMTGLEVIEINIHVQGVNIEKDNKKEIVEEVSRVK; encoded by the coding sequence ATGGAAGAAATTGTCCAAGGTAATAATGATGAAATAGGAAATGTTAAAATATCTGAAGAGGTTGTTGCTATAATTGCGGGGCTCGCTGCTATGGATGTACCAGGTGTTGCAGGTATGAGTGGCGGAATTGTCGGCGGAATTGCAGAAATCCTTGGACGAAAGAACTTATCAAAGGGAGTAAAAGTCGAGGTTGGAGAAAAAGAAGCTGCCGTTGATTTATATATTATAGTTGAATATGGTTGTAGGATTCCTGATGTTTCTTGGGATATACAGGAGAAAGTTAAAAATGCTGTTGAGACTATGACAGGACTTGAAGTAATAGAAATAAACATTCATGTTCAAGGTGTGAACATAGAAAAGGACAATAAAAAAGAGATTGTCGAGGAAGTTTCGAGGGTTAAGTAA
- a CDS encoding SpoIIIAH-like family protein, translating to MMVFKRKQIVVLSLVMMIVIAGYLQYSYKKSSISVSEIADSDSPRLGEAVYVDNTEVLDNEVAETTGDTANKDIKKEDNKKEDNKKEDNKKEDNKKEDNKKEDNKKADSKKTVQASKVANDFFAQAKMDRDVTRGKNKDELQGIIGDPESSKELKSQANDKMLAIIDSSEREMAIETLIKEKGFSDVVVFVADDGSLDIVVKTQSLTDAEATQIADIAARQANVSIANIHVRDIF from the coding sequence ATGATGGTTTTTAAAAGAAAGCAAATTGTGGTTTTATCATTGGTTATGATGATAGTAATAGCAGGGTATTTACAATACAGCTATAAGAAAAGCAGTATTTCTGTGAGTGAAATAGCAGACAGCGATTCTCCAAGACTTGGTGAAGCAGTTTATGTAGATAACACTGAGGTGCTAGATAATGAAGTAGCTGAAACAACTGGGGATACAGCTAACAAAGATATCAAAAAGGAAGACAATAAAAAAGAAGACAATAAAAAAGAAGACAATAAAAAAGAAGATAACAAAAAAGAAGATAACAAAAAAGAAGATAACAAAAAAGCAGATAGTAAAAAAACTGTTCAAGCATCAAAAGTGGCAAATGATTTTTTTGCACAGGCAAAAATGGATAGAGATGTAACAAGAGGTAAAAATAAAGATGAACTTCAAGGTATAATAGGAGATCCTGAATCAAGCAAAGAGCTTAAGTCGCAGGCTAATGATAAGATGTTGGCGATAATAGATAGCTCTGAAAGAGAAATGGCAATAGAAACACTGATTAAAGAAAAAGGTTTTAGTGATGTAGTTGTGTTTGTGGCAGATGATGGAAGTCTTGATATCGTTGTAAAAACACAAAGTCTTACAGATGCAGAAGCAACACAGATTGCAGATATTGCTGCAAGACAGGCAAATGTATCGATTGCTAATATTCATGTAAGAGATATTTTTTGA
- the nusB gene encoding transcription antitermination factor NusB: MGRRAAREIAMKLVYQLEIQKDSREEQIRQTLEQENVTENDTNYITDVVEGVFKNLEQIDKTIEMYSKGWKLSRISKVDLSILRLSIYEISFRNDIPFNVSVNEAVELAKNYSGEESSSFINGILGKVSKVSVLPSETDNM; encoded by the coding sequence ATGGGAAGAAGGGCAGCCAGGGAAATTGCAATGAAGCTCGTGTATCAGTTGGAGATTCAAAAGGACTCCAGGGAAGAGCAGATAAGGCAGACCCTCGAACAAGAGAATGTAACTGAAAATGATACAAACTATATTACTGATGTTGTAGAAGGTGTATTTAAGAACCTCGAACAGATAGACAAAACTATTGAGATGTATTCAAAAGGCTGGAAACTCTCAAGAATTTCAAAGGTTGATTTGTCTATTTTAAGGCTTAGTATATATGAGATAAGTTTCAGGAATGATATTCCGTTTAATGTATCTGTAAATGAAGCAGTTGAGTTGGCTAAAAATTATAGTGGCGAAGAAAGCAGCTCATTTATTAATGGAATATTAGGTAAGGTTTCAAAAGTAAGTGTTTTGCCTAGTGAGACAGACAATATGTAA
- a CDS encoding stage III sporulation protein AG encodes MDKIKNIIEYFKKMFKAENNSKIGENLVIVIIIGVIVIIAGSTFFGGGSKSKKGNTGQSTEENNPGNAKEVSKLGVTDEKTDIEKSIEGILSQIGGAGKVDVLVTYVSGKEIVPYSDIKKSDDVTDEKDSTGGTRKINQSSYESEIAYEDNGNGEKKPIIVKELLPEVKGVVVVADGASDAVVKEKLVNAVKVLLGVPIHKIQVFERKGN; translated from the coding sequence ATGGATAAAATTAAAAATATCATCGAATATTTTAAGAAAATGTTCAAGGCTGAAAACAACAGTAAAATTGGAGAAAATCTGGTTATTGTGATAATAATCGGAGTTATAGTTATTATAGCCGGAAGCACATTTTTTGGAGGAGGAAGCAAATCCAAAAAGGGTAATACTGGCCAGAGTACAGAGGAAAATAACCCTGGGAATGCCAAGGAGGTTTCAAAGCTAGGTGTGACAGATGAAAAGACAGATATTGAGAAGAGTATTGAGGGAATTCTTTCACAGATAGGCGGGGCCGGAAAAGTAGATGTATTGGTGACTTATGTATCAGGCAAGGAAATAGTTCCCTATTCTGATATTAAGAAAAGTGATGACGTAACGGATGAAAAGGATAGCACAGGGGGGACACGAAAAATAAATCAGAGCTCTTATGAAAGTGAAATTGCTTATGAGGATAATGGTAATGGAGAGAAAAAGCCAATAATTGTGAAGGAACTGCTGCCAGAGGTTAAGGGAGTGGTAGTAGTGGCAGATGGAGCCAGTGATGCGGTTGTTAAAGAAAAGCTAGTAAATGCAGTAAAGGTGCTTCTTGGAGTACCTATACATAAGATTCAGGTTTTTGAAAGGAAAGGAAATTAA
- the xseA gene encoding exodeoxyribonuclease VII large subunit, whose amino-acid sequence MLETLTGAFENILSVSLVNRYIKEIISRDMILSNLWVRGEVSNFKNHSSGHMYFTLKDENSLIKCVMFRTQNSYLKFMPENGMKVIIRGYVSLFERDGQYQLYAEEMISDGVGNLHIAFEQLKKRLSEEGLFDNSFKKRIPFMPGSIGVVTSSTGAVIRDIINVLDRRFYNANIKIFPVKVQGAGAAKEISRAINKLNELKCVDVIIVARGGGSLEELWPFNEEIVARSIFNSKIPVISAVGHDTDYTICDFVADVRAPTPSAAAEIVMPEKHMLVNRISELEIRFRSALLRNVKIKRKRLDELKNAAVFRQPYDRVYQERMKLDILNKDLKKAFLVKKERSRSRLQFLIGKLDALSPLTILSRGYSIVKAADDKHVVKSINDVRAGEQIEVNLEDGNLECTVNSVKGR is encoded by the coding sequence ATGCTGGAAACTTTAACTGGTGCTTTTGAAAATATATTATCAGTATCTTTGGTAAACAGGTACATTAAGGAAATCATATCAAGGGATATGATCCTTTCAAACCTTTGGGTAAGAGGTGAAGTTTCCAACTTCAAAAATCATTCCTCAGGGCATATGTATTTTACACTTAAGGATGAAAACAGTCTAATTAAGTGTGTTATGTTCAGGACACAAAACTCTTATTTGAAGTTTATGCCCGAGAATGGTATGAAAGTTATAATAAGAGGGTATGTTTCACTGTTTGAAAGGGATGGTCAGTATCAGCTTTATGCCGAGGAAATGATCAGTGACGGTGTAGGCAATCTTCATATTGCATTTGAACAGTTAAAAAAGAGACTTTCCGAGGAAGGCCTTTTTGACAACAGTTTTAAAAAGCGCATACCTTTCATGCCGGGTTCAATCGGAGTAGTAACTTCATCAACTGGGGCAGTTATCCGTGATATAATTAATGTTCTTGATAGAAGATTCTATAATGCCAATATTAAAATATTTCCTGTAAAAGTTCAGGGAGCAGGTGCTGCTAAAGAAATAAGCAGGGCTATTAATAAACTAAATGAGCTTAAATGTGTTGATGTTATAATAGTTGCAAGAGGTGGGGGATCTTTAGAGGAGCTCTGGCCTTTTAATGAGGAAATTGTTGCAAGAAGCATATTTAACTCTAAAATTCCTGTAATATCGGCAGTAGGCCATGATACAGACTATACAATTTGTGACTTTGTTGCAGATGTACGTGCTCCAACTCCATCGGCAGCTGCAGAGATAGTAATGCCTGAAAAGCATATGCTGGTTAACAGGATAAGTGAACTTGAAATTAGATTTCGAAGTGCATTATTAAGAAATGTTAAAATAAAGAGAAAGAGACTTGATGAACTTAAGAATGCAGCCGTTTTCAGACAACCCTATGACCGGGTATATCAGGAGAGAATGAAGCTTGATATACTGAATAAGGACCTTAAAAAGGCATTCTTAGTAAAAAAGGAGAGATCAAGGTCAAGACTCCAGTTTCTTATAGGAAAGCTTGATGCCTTAAGTCCTCTGACCATATTATCAAGGGGTTACAGCATTGTGAAAGCTGCGGATGATAAACACGTAGTTAAGTCTATAAATGATGTAAGGGCAGGGGAGCAAATAGAGGTTAACTTGGAGGATGGAAATTTGGAGTGCACAGTAAATAGTGTGAAGGGTAGGTAG
- the amaP gene encoding alkaline shock response membrane anchor protein AmaP, whose protein sequence is MNIIFRTILAIYAFCLTVVSVILMAMTLRHDLFTSITSYINEYVLPNRASNILMFMIELIFFSLSIVFLLSGVKSEKEKKFISKVNNVGEIRISLNTIENIALAASRKFNGVKETKAYVNKLGEDVSIYIKAVVLADIHIPTLSEELQNKVKKAVEETSGINVTGVKVSVENVYTGYKSRVE, encoded by the coding sequence ATGAATATTATTTTTAGGACGATTTTGGCAATCTATGCTTTTTGCCTGACAGTGGTATCTGTGATATTAATGGCTATGACATTAAGGCATGATTTGTTTACAAGCATAACAAGTTATATCAATGAATATGTTCTACCAAACAGGGCTTCAAATATTCTCATGTTTATGATTGAATTGATATTCTTTTCACTAAGTATAGTTTTCTTGTTATCGGGAGTCAAAAGTGAGAAAGAGAAAAAATTTATCAGCAAGGTTAACAATGTAGGAGAAATCAGGATATCACTCAATACTATTGAAAACATAGCTTTGGCAGCGTCTCGCAAATTCAATGGTGTAAAGGAGACGAAGGCCTATGTTAACAAATTAGGAGAAGATGTTTCAATATATATCAAGGCAGTTGTATTAGCTGATATTCATATCCCAACCCTGTCAGAAGAGCTTCAAAACAAGGTGAAGAAAGCTGTTGAAGAAACTTCCGGTATCAATGTTACAGGAGTAAAAGTTTCTGTAGAAAATGTATATACCGGGTACAAATCGAGGGTTGAATAG
- a CDS encoding DUF2273 domain-containing protein — protein sequence MSWEKLLAFYKAHFGEINGALGGLIFALCTLIAGFFQTLFIALCVLIGYYIGKKISQDKDYLRNLLDRILPPGTYR from the coding sequence ATGAGTTGGGAAAAGTTGCTTGCTTTCTATAAAGCACATTTTGGAGAAATAAACGGTGCCTTAGGCGGATTAATATTTGCATTGTGTACTCTTATTGCTGGATTTTTTCAGACATTGTTTATTGCATTATGTGTATTAATAGGTTATTATATTGGAAAAAAGATTTCGCAGGACAAGGACTATTTAAGAAATTTGTTGGATAGAATATTACCGCCGGGTACATATAGGTGA
- the spoIIIAF gene encoding stage III sporulation protein AF, whose translation MIDFLKDWCLNIVTLVIFIVLLEMLLPSGKMKKMINLVSGLILVIALINPVLGLLKKGVDLEDFQMANSNFIDKKEIMVNSEMIKEEQTKQITNVYRNKVINQLEGIVKEVKGVSDAKADVIINEDYSTENFGEVKKAYITLKLGEDDKDAKTVKTVKVVKTIGKVSVNTKKTDDREKTSEKRIDNGLKAQIEEKIEKILNIQKENIIISLEEN comes from the coding sequence ATGATAGATTTTTTAAAAGACTGGTGCCTAAATATAGTAACTCTTGTAATCTTTATTGTACTTTTGGAAATGCTCTTGCCGTCCGGCAAGATGAAAAAGATGATAAATCTGGTTTCCGGGCTGATTCTTGTAATTGCGCTGATAAATCCTGTTCTTGGTCTCCTGAAAAAAGGAGTTGACCTCGAAGATTTTCAAATGGCAAACAGCAATTTTATCGATAAAAAGGAGATAATGGTAAACAGCGAAATGATAAAGGAAGAACAAACAAAGCAGATTACAAATGTATATAGAAACAAGGTTATAAACCAATTGGAGGGTATAGTAAAAGAGGTTAAGGGAGTTTCGGATGCAAAGGCTGATGTTATTATAAATGAGGATTATTCAACAGAAAATTTCGGAGAGGTAAAAAAGGCATATATTACTTTAAAACTTGGGGAAGATGATAAAGATGCAAAAACTGTTAAAACTGTAAAAGTTGTTAAAACTATCGGTAAAGTTTCAGTTAATACTAAGAAAACTGACGACAGAGAAAAAACATCAGAGAAAAGAATTGATAATGGGTTGAAGGCACAGATTGAAGAAAAAATTGAAAAAATATTAAATATACAGAAAGAGAATATAATAATTTCTCTAGAGGAAAATTAA